A genomic segment from Anabas testudineus chromosome 6, fAnaTes1.2, whole genome shotgun sequence encodes:
- the LOC113165753 gene encoding troponin I, fast skeletal muscle-like — MLVRKATVLFFIFVSRGKKMTSSRRHHLKSLMLQIAASWIEQEKDDIEAAKEAYMSENCPAPDLSGDQAALLEICKKLHAAIDKIDEARYDAEAKVQKTDKELEDLKLKVIELAGVKKPALKKVRMSADAMLQALLGGKHKVTMDLRANLKQVKKEVKEEPTEAVGDWRKNIEDKADRKKMFETS, encoded by the exons ATGTtag TCCGGAAAGCCActgtcttattttttatttttgtctcaaGGGGAAAGAAAATGACGTCCAGTCGCAGACATCATCTGAAG agtttgatgctgcagaTCGCTGCGAGCTGGATCGAGCAGGAGAAGGACGACATCGAGGCGGCGAAGGAGGCCTACATGTCGGAGAACTGCCCGGCCCCCGACCTGAGCGGAGACCAAGCTGCTCTCCTG GAAATCTGCAAGAAGCTGCACGCCGCCATCGACAAGATCGACGAGGCGAGGTACGACGCCGAGGCCAAAGTTCAGAAGACCGACAAAGAG CTCGAGGATCTGAAGCTGAAGGTGATCGAACTGGCCGGAGTGAAGAAACCGGCCCTAAAGAAAGTGCGAATGTCCGCTGACGCCATGCTGCAGGCTCTGCTGGGAGGAAAACACAAGGTGACCATGGACCTGAGGGCCAACCTGAAGCAGGTCAAGAAGGAGGTcaaagaggag CCCACAGAGGCCGTCGGCGACTGGCGTAAAAACATCGAGGATAAGGCCGACAGGAAGAAGATGTTCGAGACTTCGTAA
- the LOC113165192 gene encoding troponin I, fast skeletal muscle-like, which translates to MSDGKKMTSSRRHHLKSLMLQIAANLLEQEAKETAAAKEAYMAERCPAPNLSGDQAALMDFCKKLHQAIDNIDEERYDTEAKVAKTNKEIADLRLKLIELSGVKKPALKKVRMSADAMLQALLGGKHKVNMDLRANLKQVKKEVKEEAVEAIGDWRKNIEDKADRKKMFETS; encoded by the exons ATGTCTGA TGGAAAGAAGATGACGTCAAGCCGCCGGCATCATCTCAAG agtttgatgctgcagaTTGCTGCTAACTTGTTGGAGCAGGAAGCtaaagaaacagcagctgctaaaGAAGCTTACATGGCAGAAAGGTGCCCTGCCCCCAATTTGAGCGGCGACCAGGCTGCTCTGATG GACTTCTGCAAAAAGCTGCACCAGGCCATCGACAACATCGATGAAGAAAGATACGACACTGAGGCAAAAGTGGCGAAGACAAACAAAGAG atCGCAGATCTAAGGCTGAAGCTGATTGAACTGTCAGGAGTGAAGAAACCCGCCCTGAAGAAAGTGCGAATGTCCGCGGACGCCATGCTGCAGGCTCTGCTGGGAGGAAAACACAAGGTGAACATGGACCTGAGGGCCAACCTGAAGCAGGTCAAGAAGGAGGTCAAAGAGGAG GCCGTCGAGGCGATCGGCGACTGGCGTAAGAACATCGAGGACAAAGCTGACAGGAAGAAGATGTTTGAGACTTCTTAA
- the LOC113165352 gene encoding troponin I, fast skeletal muscle-like translates to MSEKKMTSSRRHHLKSLMLQIAAGWIENEKKEIANAKQAYLAEHCPAPNVSGDQAALMETCKKLHALIDKVDEERYDLESKLGKADKEIDDLKMKVIDLAGVKKPALKKVRMSADAMLKALLGTKHTVNLDLRANLKQVKKEVKEEPAEAVGDWRKNIEDKADRKKMFETS, encoded by the exons ATGTCTGA AAAAAAGATGACTTCGAGCCGCAGACATCATCTGAAG agtttgatgctgcagaTCGCGGCGGGCTGGATTGAAAACGAGAAAAAGGAGATTGCAAATGCCAAACAGGCCTACTTAGCTGAACACTGTCCTGCACCGAACGTTAGTGGAGACCAGGCCGCTCTCATG GAAACCTGTAAAAAGCTGCACGCTCTCATCGACAAAGTGGATGAAGAGAGGTACGACCTGGAGAGCAAACTGGGCAAGGCTGATAAAGAG ATCGACGACCTGAAGATGAAAGTGATCGACCTGGCCGGAGTGAAGAAGCCCGCTTTGAAGAAGGTGCGAATGTCCGCTGACGCCATGCTGAAGGCTCTGCTGGgcaccaaacacacagtcaacctGGACCTGAGGGCCAACCTGAAGCAGGTCAAGaaggaggtgaaagaggag cctGCGGAGGCGGTCGGCGACTGGCGTAAGAACATTGAGGACAAGGCCGACAGGAAGAAGATGTTCGAGACCTCCTAA